ccctcctGTTACTCCCTTTGTGCTTTCAAATTGTGCATTGAAAAGGTCAGGTTTTATATCTAAAAATAGAAACAATGCATGGCTGATACGATCAATGAACAATTTGTTTAGGAAAATGGCAATAGTCTGACATCACCACAAACAGTACAACACAAGAGTCACCATAACAGAgaacataatgtaataattaagTAAATTGCAAGTATGTCAAACTACTAACTACTGCTATTCAAATGCCATATGGAAATATCACAacagatattgtatttttaatgttttatttcaaagtCATGCCACAAGttgacaaaaatacaaaatagagAAAATAAATAGCCTAATtcaagaaaaaatataaaataaccacAGTGTAACCCAGGAGAGACTttaacaaacacaccaaaacaaaacacacatctaAACATAAATAAGATACAGTTTTCTGAACCCATACAATCAGTAAACATACAGTATTCAGTTTTGTTGAACACAAGACACAATGGATAGATATAAAAGATTAAACAAAGAGGTATAAAATGTTGACAAAAGATACTTCTTATAAAGTTCCCAGTATCTGCTACCGTATACAGAATGTCATCATGCAAGGGATTATTTGTGTGTCAATTTCAAGTTTAACATTGGCAGAAAAATACAAGAGTATCACAAGCTCATTCTCTGggaaaaaagagcaagaatTATAAGTCACACTCTCTACAAGCATTCTCTGGCTCTTAAGGCTGTGCTGCATCATGGTGGCTCGCTTCTGGATGGAGCATAGCGCTTCCAATTGGACACAGTACATGCAGCAATGCAGGCCAGCAAGCTAGCGCCTtaaagagaggagacagagataCGAGGCAGATACAGCAGTGCCACTAATCAGAAGCTGAAAGAAACACTCAAGAACAGTATGTCAGAACTGTGTTGGTGGAAATTTAAGATGCCTAAAAACAATCTTTTTCTGTATCTTGTGAGTTACAAACTGCTGATATTTTTTCCATATTTGCAATCATTCATGTTGATATCTTCAGGGGATGAAAAAATATTGTTGTAATATTAACATCCCTGAAACTGGATGTTCTGCAGGTATTTGATAATATACTGGCTACTGCCACTTTCACATAGTCATACCTGGGCAAAGCCAGGCAGACATTGTACATATCATCCTAAATTACATGCAACACAAGCTTATACTTGCATATGGAAACGGCAGCAACATCAATAATGAATTTTACAGAATGTTATAGTGAGTCTCAATTAATCTGTAACACTGGAGAACAATATGTCCAAGCACAAAATAAGCATGTGATAAAGCAAACGGTGCTGAAGGGAAACACAGTCTGGAATAGGTACAACAACCAGATTACTTTTGGCATGTCTGACACTAAAACACTGAAGATTGTTAGCTTTGATAAACTGAAAAAACATATGGAGAatacaattaaaacaaagagagaatacaattaaaaaaaacatattcaaGGCTCAAATCGGAATGGCACATTAATAACCTTCATGGCATTTGAACTGAGTCAACACATTCAAAATATATGAAGCTGGCAGTGTGgaagagaaagcagaagagtgacagaaGGTCATTAAAGAAGAAAGTCAGACGGATATTACCCTGGTAAGAAACATTACTAGAGCTTGAAGCCACGGATCTGCCTTGGGATACATGCAAAGGTGTAACATCTTGATACTTTCAGTAAAGTTCTCTTGAACAAGGCCCAAGCAATATTAACTGGATGGATAACAATTTCTTTCTGACTAGTATTTCATTGATTCTACTAATCtgtttatgaaaaaaacatactCTGTCATGCTTGGCTGCCATCAGAGGCAATGACTATGTTGATGTGGTGAGAACACTCACGATCCCTGCAAAGTCTGTAAGAACTTTCCTTTTTATCTCCTAATTGGGAATATTGAGTAAATTATACATAGAGACTGAAACATTGGTGACTTTAGTTGGCTTAGGTTGTTCAGTCTAGGTTATTTAAAACCAAAGGTGTGCAAAAGGAAAACTCTTTCCTGAATGAAGTCACGTTGTCTCTggctctgtgtctcctgtttccCAGTATACTTTGGGCGAGTCTGTTTGACATGAACTCTCTTCTGCTTTTGACATCCAACACTTAATATTCTTGGCACTGCATATTCAAACCAGTAAAGTGACATTCCCCTCCCCAAACACAAACCCTCTCCGTCATGGGTCATGAACCTTCAGACCAAAAGAGAAATTTGGTGCTCATTCAGGAAGGTGATAACTTCTCTGTTCACAGGAGGTCATGATGACTATTCAATCTTAGAGTTAAtctattgttttgtttaacgAGCAAAACTGTAAACACAGTGACTATAAAACTTGTAACTCTTGattattttctgtaaatgaaAGATAAATACCTTAAGACAGTGTGAAACATCTTAAATGATAGaaaaaaatgacaggaaaatGCCCTCTTTCAGGTAATGCAATAAAGAGTGGCTGAACTTGTTCAAACATGTGactttataaataaactgcTCAGCTATTCTACACTATAGCTGACATTCAAAAACATCTTGCAGAATTACCCATTATAAGAGAACACCAAAAACTGTATCACATGaaactatattaaaataatttatattatggGCTTCATTCGTCTGTGCTAAGCCCATTAAGTCCAAAGCAAATGAACTCGTTGCAACACTTAAACTGATAATGGTAGTGTATAAATAGATTTGTAGCAATTCCTAGTGAAACAGCACACTAGCCATTAGAGATGACACAGATCTGGTAATAATATCCAGCAAGTGTCTATAAGTGATTCAAGGGAGATAATCCTAATGTACAAGTGCAGTGCCCCCTAGTGGAGTGGAAGAACAGTTTTTATAAGACCCACATCATGGCACATTCTGTTTGGCAGTAGCTGAAGAGAACCCAGctatagaacacacacatatcctcACATAGTCCCATCCTCAGTGCCAGAGTGAGGTATACATGCAGAGtctgtttacgtgtgtgtgtgtgcgcgcttatGTGTCCATAGAACTACCCTTCACTCTAAAGCACTACTGGAATTGATGGAATCCACCCTCTGCTTACACATGCATGACTTAATTGTCCTTTAAGTATGTCTGAGGGACTTATTAAGAAGaggtatacatacatacagacacacacacacacacccacccactcacgcgcacatgcacacgcacacatgcacacgcacatgcaaaagctaaacagtcattttttatttgtcctCAGGCAGTGGCGTTACCATGGACATGACATGGCAGAGAGGCTGGGAAGGCCTTTGGTCCCCGGAGATGGCTGGCTGGAGCAGGAAGCCCTCTCCATGTTCCCACGTCCTCCTCTTCTCACTCCTGTTGTTAAGCTACTTCAAGCATGCTGCTGCGCATCCAAGGAGCATCCAGTGAAAGCCCAGTGCAGGAGTCCACACAACTGCCAGGTGCCACACTCTTTACAACAGTGTGTGGAGAAAactaggtttgtttgtttgttttttagtgttttttgattacattggggtttttttttctgttaatgaCAGCTTGGGGGAGAGGGGAAGCACACCACAGGCCAGTTAGTCCTTGATCTCCGTAAATGATCTCTTCTTCAGGCTGATCATCTTGGAGGAGCGTGAACTGCTAATGTGAACCTGAACAGGTGGGGGGCGCCTGACtgtagggagggaggggaggagagatgaagagagaggatTTCTGCTGAGGTAAGCTGGCAGTGCAAACCTGCAGCTGATCGTGTGACGAAGACGTTCCCGTTACCATGGCAGCCTCAGCTGCTCACGCAAGATTAATGCATAGCCCTTATGCATACTATCAGAGCAGGGTAAAATGAGCACTATAAAATCATATGGCAGAGCAGGATAACTCTTTAACTGAAGGTTAATgaaaacatgataaaaaaactgatgaaggaaacagagacagagagaaaagagggatCTAGAAAGATAAAGGGAGAATGATAAAGAAAGGGTACAGATAAGGTCGTGGTCACTGAGTGGTCAGATGTTGGTTAAATTAGTGCAGGTGATCAATCGCACTGTCAGCGTGCCTGGGAGGTCGTTGTCTTGGCGACTGGCCTTGTCTCTCAGGTGAACTGTGTGCTGCTCCTGCCGGTCATTAGGATCACTGAAGAGGGTCACCTGACCCAGGAAGGTGTCAACAATCACGTTCTTATTGTAGATCTACCATTATGAATGGGCCAATCAGGAGAGAAAGGTGATGCAAGGAGCATTAAAGGGAAATGTGtgagaaaacagagaaatagagagatcAGCACTGCTAATTAGAGCAGAAGAAGAAAGCTGCACACTTACCTCAACATGAATGCCCTCTTTTGGCTTCTTGCGGTAGAACACCCCCTTAACGTCAAAGTTGGGGCAACGTGTGTCCTTATGCACAGGAGATCGAACCTTCTCTCCTTCACAGGTGATGATCACATATGGATCTGAGGCTGGAACAAGACATCGGTCATGCATTCAAACCGTGCACACTTTCATGCTATATCTGACACCTAAGGCAACACTGCAGCTATACAATATAACAGAGATACAGCTGAATCTACATGTAAAATAGGAGACGGGAAAAATACtttctatttttaaacaaaccaaTTTTGACATCTAGAAAAAGGAACATGGTACTGTATGGAAATccagttaaaagaaaaatgcaagggaattttattattacaaataGTACAATTAAGCTAGTTTATGGAGATGGATGACAAtgcaataatataaataaattacattgcTCCAAAGAGGTACTTTAAAGAAATTTTGATTCTGAAATATAAGggacacatatttacaagtAACTGCCATTTGTTTGACAAACTGCAGTAAACCAGAATAAATCAGGTACTGTGCAAAGAAATGGTCACATTTGAGTTATTGGGCTGATTAATAGCAGTGGCACCCTGGAACTCGATGTTTTGTGTGTCTCCATGGTGGAGGGTATTTATCCTCATTGCCAAGACTCAATATCTCAGCTGTTGATACTACATTTTTTAGGGAACCAGGCACTGCAGTTCTCTATGTAACCAGAAGAGTTGCCTGTAAGTTTAAGATAAGGAGAACTATTTGAATGGATTTAGAAGGAGTACATCCTAAATAGAATGATGGGATGGGGAACTTAGGCTTTGAAAGCATTAAAAAGGAGGGTATATAGGGCCGTAACCTGCACGGCTGCTCGCTGTTAGCAAAGGTTTACCTCCATTAGAGTCTTGTCCCTGCAGTCCTTCAGCACTCAGCACATGCACCTGGGTGACCAGCTGAGGATATCCACACATGCCTGTCCAGCATGTCTGAGGAGGCTCATCCAGAGTCAGCTCTCTGAAATGACACAGTGGTGACAGCAGGGAATCAGAATATCCTGAGCACTAATGACCTTTCAGGCACAAAACGCTTATGAATGTGGAACCTCTCATTGAAGCATTTGAATACAATTGAAGATTACAGAGAGATATTATAGGAGTTATAACTAATATGAGAAGGAAAAACAGTGAAGGAAGTAATAGCAGCATGGTTTACTTGCAGTCTGAAGGCACATCAGTGAAAACCCGGAGTAAGAAGTCACCCTGCTGGCCAGGGTCAAAGGTTGTGGGAATTATGACATAACGGCCCTCTTTTAGCTCTTTCCTCAGGAAGACGCACCGAGAATTGATGTAGATTGAGCCAGCAACCTTCTGTTGAGCTGAGTGCATGCGGTACTTTCTATTTAGCTCCACCTGGTGGAAGGGAGGTACACTGCAACTAATGAGGCTTTTCTCAGGACATGAACACATTGGTTGGTATTAACTGTGACAATTAACCAATCATGTAAGTATTTCTCAAGGGTTTTAGACAGCTCTCTTTAGATTCAACCATGTCATAATAAATATCCTGATGACATTTTAATGTCTCAAAACAATTAGGTATGCTTGCTGTGTATTCGCATTTGATAAATGTACATTCCAGTACCCGATGGATGTCAAATCCAATTGCCAGGTTCTCGCCTTTGCCTTCCTTGGGAGTtgcccttctctctttctgctgcaGGCAGATCAAAACCTCATCCTCCACCTTTCTCACGTCAAACACATactacaaaaggaaaacaataatACCAACAAAAATACTTTCTAAGTCTCTCAATTCctaatgcatacacacacccccccacacacaggcatgcatatACACTTACCTGGGGGTTCTGCAGGAAAGTGGCCTTGTGGTTGATGCAGCCTCCGGAGCGATTGCGGAGAGGGTCATCCCGGTACATCCAGGAGCCCCTCatcacctcctcctcccagGTCTTATGAATGCTTAAGTAGGATGTGTTTATCAGCCGGCACAGAATCAGGTCAGTGAAGTAGTGAGAGAAATCCTCAAAGTTCATCCTAAGGGCATAGTTAGAGTCAATGGGGAATGAAGTCACTATACTAGTAAATTAAGAGTTGACAAATAGTTTTCACCAAATGCATATGATGGTACACTATGAAGCTGAAATCATTGGTGAGCAATATTTTTATGGTCTTAATTTGAATCCAAAGTAAATATGCACAGCTCATTTCTGTGGCTACTTTGGTAATGTGCTACTTTAACTTGAACCCAATGTTAACTAACCCATAAAATCAGCTTCACCATATACTGGCCAGAGTGCAGTTTAGAAGAGACACTTCAATAGATGCTTCATTGTACTGGGTTTAGACCCAGGCTGGAGGCTGAGGGGCAGATTTAATGTAAAAATCTCACCAGAACTCTCCATCATCTTGAACTGTGACGCCTAgcctttccctctcactcttgcTCACCTTCTTCCACTCCTCAGAGCTATagaacacatcacacacacacacacacacacacacacacacacacacacacacacacacacacacaccagagtgctGTTCATCAGACTGAGAGACTGAAGTAAGTACACATGCTGCTTCAGGCAGCTCCTGTGGCTCTGTTTTCTGAGGATTTCTGGAGCACAACACAGTACGTCTCATCAAATCCTCAAATAATATTACATCTGGCCAACATATGAAGAAATACAGCCTTCCCCTCAGTAATATCTGTCTGAATGGTTGGTAAATAATTCAGAGGCAGAGCTTAAAGCTTTGATGTTGGatgcaaaaaggaaaaaaagaacagttttTTCTTGTTCAATTACAACTGCATCTCAATTTCACAGCCTGCTGTTGTATAGGAAATTTTGGTTGGCTCTGATAAAACAAGACTCCAgttatttaaacatgtaaatatggACACCTAAACACCCAAGAACCTCCCCCTTCCACCCCAGAGACTTCCAATTTTACACCCACCTGGCTTGATATTTCAATTTCATGCTGGCTAGAGATAAGAATAGACATTTtagcagtgtctgtgtgttatttaGATTTAACCTGTCTCATGGGACGGGACAGAGATGGTTTTCTCTAATCTCTATGGACATTCACTACTACAGTGCTATAAGAGGTAAAAGTAGCAGTATTTGTGTGCCTGTGATAAGATGAATAGTAATAGATTTAAAGacaatgataaataaatgttacattttaatgtgaatTAATATTTAGTGAAGTAATGCACTaatgtacactgtgtgcacaattattggcaagagagtattttcaccatatcatcattttaatgcatattttccagCTCCAAGCTGTATAGACTTGAATGCTTATTTGAAgaatatcaggtgatgtgtatttgtgtaatgagtaagtgtgtggcctaaggagaccAACACcatatatcaaggtgtgcaattatttaattattaggcagattcttttcctcaggcaaaatagacaaaaaaaagagatttaactgactctgaaaagtcaaaaattgtaaaatgtctttcagaCGGCTGCAGCACTCTTataattgctaagatattggggcatgatcatcaaaggttttgttgttgtagtCAACAGGGTTGCAAAAAcctaactgccaaagatttgagaagaatcaaatgtgacgtgaccaggaacccattatcctccagtgcacagaagtacaaggtgttcagtactcagagatatgaccaaggtaaggaaggctgaaacccgtcaaccactgaacaagacacataaggtgaaacatcaagactgggccaagaaatatatgaatacagatttttcaaaggttttatgagatgagagtgactcttgatgggcccgtggctggaccagtaaggtggaggtggggtactgctatgggttggtgttattaaagatgagctagttggacctttttcaggttgaagacggactcaaaatcaactcctaAATCTAAACtcctgccagtttttagaagcaGTGGTACatgaaaaagtctgcatcttacAAGAAGATCATGACTTTTATGCAGGACAACGCTCCATCacatgcatcgaagtactccactacGTGgatagccagtaaaggccttaaaaatgaaagaataatgacatggtccccttcctcacctgacctaaaccctattgagaacttgtgggcccttcttaaatgggagattttcggtgaagaaaaacagtacagctctctaaACAGTGTTttggaggctgtggttgctgctgcacaaaaagttgatcagcagattaagaaactgacagactccatgaatggaagtcTTGTGACTGTTGAAAAGAAGtttggctatattggtcacttttttttttaatgtcagaaataatttgtaaattttgagtagTCAGTTTATTATTCTTACTTTAacagataaaaaataaacaagtcagATGggaaaatttgtttttcatttagttgcataatgaTTCTGCACATTAATAGTTGCCCAaaaattatgcacacatagatattctcctaagaaagccaaaacattacttttactttcttaaatattcagctTTATTAACTTTTTGGATTAaccaagagcactgtagttgttccaataataaaatgaatcctcaaaaatacaacttggcTAATAATTTCACACAGTGTCTGCCATAAGGTGGAAGTCTtcacagaaaaaacatttttagtcttttttttggtcaaagttgttttttgtttgctaagTAGAGTCAACACTAGACCTCCAGTCCAGTAGGGGGCATTCTCACCTGTCGCTCCAGGGCCCACTCCACTCCTTTTCCCCCCAGGGGTTTCTCATGCGGATCATGTGGAGTTTCTCAGATTTGAAGAAAGCCAGCAGGCCGTGGCCCAAGCGCACCTTCCGCACATCCGTCACGGCGTAGGCGTGGCCTTTAACCAAGCCGCAGTCCAGCCGAGCCTCCATGTCCTCCATTGTAGTCGCCTGGGCAACATGACAATCGACAAATTCCATTTCaattaacacaaaacaaaagtgcaaacaaataaacaaaaaacccaatatGAACAAACAGCAGATTACTATTTCACTAGCCAAAATTAAGATATAGAAACTATATAGAAGATATAGTCTGAAGAACAGTGGCATTTCCTTTGAcatgtaaattaaatgacagTGGAAATGTCTGTGCTATTAAAAGCAATACAGAGTAAAACATCAATGATGAAACAAGTAACTGATGTACATCACACCGTACGAGACTGAACTACCGCCTCAAGAGAAAATGGAGCTCTCAGTATATGACAAGACTTGTAACCTCCCTGTGACACCCATTATTTGTCAACATAAATGTTCTCAGATTGGCTTTGTGTCTCCAGAATACAGGGAGGAgagaatgattaaaaaaaaaaagcaattagaCAAAGTGTGGAAGAGGCATGGACAGGGATGTTAAatggtttttgttgtgttccAAAAATAGCAttcttcaaaataaatgcaaactgTGCCTCctaaacaaaaaagcaataaaaggGCCCAAGCCCCAAAGCTGTGTGACGCGAATAGGCTTGCTCTCTTTTGTACTCTAGATTATCTTGCATCTCTAAGAGCCCAATGattcatgtgtttatttgaattgaTTTTTCACTGCCCTGACAATGCTCTTGGATGTCAATATGTTCACAGTAatattgtgtcattgtgtatgTAAGACACTTATTGTTAAACAGGGAACACAGCCATTCACAAATTGCTACAAGAAAATGAAATTCTGGAAGAAGCTAATGGATACGTAGAACAGCAACAAATGCAGGTTATCATGATAGGCAACTAGACAGTCACTGAGACCACACAAGCAGAGTTACTCCACAAAACATTCATGAACTCACCcagaaaaaaagtacaatatTCCTTAAATATACTGAAGCACAGAATGAACTGTTAGTTTATGATGAGGTTACTTTAAGTTAAGTAGAATCTTGTTCTTCCCACCCTGATGGAGCAGCTTATGAGGCCATCCCTGTTGTGGACCTTGAGAACTCTCTCAAAAAGCTGATTCCTGGCTACTTCATCCTGGGCAAACTGGCCCTCCAGCAGGTCCACAGGCTCAGACACGCCACCGGTGAAGTCCACCAAAGCATCAGCTGTGTTGCCACCATCCAGGGCTTCGTAGCAGCCGTACACTCTGCAGAGTCAAAGTGTCTGAGCTGCTACAATTTGGTTACTTTAATGACCTTCCAGCAATGCTGTGTGCATTGATGCATTTGCCTTATACAAATTTTCTCACCCTCCTTGGCAGAGGTGCTTacctaaattattttaaaaactaactCCTTAATTTCTTCTTTATTATAATGCTTCCTGAGATGTGTTTTCACTTCCTCATGCTAATGTAATGCAGTACAAACAGATATGAATAAAATTCACTTTCTTCATATGGTTGCTTACTTGGCATAAGCCTTCTCCACCAGGGCACTCCAAAACTCGTTGCTGTCATTTGAGTGGCAGTACACTAGCTGGTTCTCCACAGTGGGCAGGCGGTCATCGATTACCACATCCACCCATTCCCCAAAGCGCCAGAAGCGGAAGTGGAAGATTCCTGCATAAGAGTCTGGTTTCTCTGGATCCCATTCCTGCTCCCTCCAGTCTGGGATAACCTGGACAGAGGGATGAttatgatgaggaggaggaggtgagagacgGCATACATAGCATATAAATACCACAGTTTATAAATACCCCCTTAT
This is a stretch of genomic DNA from Electrophorus electricus isolate fEleEle1 chromosome 6, fEleEle1.pri, whole genome shotgun sequence. It encodes these proteins:
- the capn5b gene encoding calpain-5 isoform X1 encodes the protein MFSSAKAFEGQQYSTLKKQCLQSGSLFEDPLFPAADHSLFYQGNRIGRVHWKRPQELCDDPHLFVDGISAHDLHQGQLGNCWFVAACSSLASRESLWQKVIPDWREQEWDPEKPDSYAGIFHFRFWRFGEWVDVVIDDRLPTVENQLVYCHSNDSNEFWSALVEKAYAKVYGCYEALDGGNTADALVDFTGGVSEPVDLLEGQFAQDEVARNQLFERVLKVHNRDGLISCSIRATTMEDMEARLDCGLVKGHAYAVTDVRKVRLGHGLLAFFKSEKLHMIRMRNPWGEKEWSGPWSDSSEEWKKVSKSERERLGVTVQDDGEFWMNFEDFSHYFTDLILCRLINTSYLSIHKTWEEEVMRGSWMYRDDPLRNRSGGCINHKATFLQNPQYVFDVRKVEDEVLICLQQKERRATPKEGKGENLAIGFDIHRVELNRKYRMHSAQQKVAGSIYINSRCVFLRKELKEGRYVIIPTTFDPGQQGDFLLRVFTDVPSDCKELTLDEPPQTCWTGMCGYPQLVTQVHVLSAEGLQGQDSNGASDPYVIITCEGEKVRSPVHKDTRCPNFDVKGVFYRKKPKEGIHVEIYNKNVIVDTFLGQVTLFSDPNDRQEQHTVHLRDKASRQDNDLPGTLTVRLITCTNLTNI
- the capn5b gene encoding calpain-5 isoform X2, which translates into the protein MFSSAKAFEGQQYSTLKKQCLQSGSLFEDPLFPAADHSLFYQGNRIGRVHWKRPQVIPDWREQEWDPEKPDSYAGIFHFRFWRFGEWVDVVIDDRLPTVENQLVYCHSNDSNEFWSALVEKAYAKVYGCYEALDGGNTADALVDFTGGVSEPVDLLEGQFAQDEVARNQLFERVLKVHNRDGLISCSIRATTMEDMEARLDCGLVKGHAYAVTDVRKVRLGHGLLAFFKSEKLHMIRMRNPWGEKEWSGPWSDSSEEWKKVSKSERERLGVTVQDDGEFWMNFEDFSHYFTDLILCRLINTSYLSIHKTWEEEVMRGSWMYRDDPLRNRSGGCINHKATFLQNPQYVFDVRKVEDEVLICLQQKERRATPKEGKGENLAIGFDIHRVELNRKYRMHSAQQKVAGSIYINSRCVFLRKELKEGRYVIIPTTFDPGQQGDFLLRVFTDVPSDCKELTLDEPPQTCWTGMCGYPQLVTQVHVLSAEGLQGQDSNGASDPYVIITCEGEKVRSPVHKDTRCPNFDVKGVFYRKKPKEGIHVEIYNKNVIVDTFLGQVTLFSDPNDRQEQHTVHLRDKASRQDNDLPGTLTVRLITCTNLTNI